The window GCGTCCCCGGCCCGAAGGGCGGCTACAAGCCCACCTCGAACGCCTACGAGGCGCTCGACATCCAGCGCATGGACGAGCCCGCCGACGTCCCCATCTACCACGAGGGCGAGGAGGTAACGGGGGTCAACGTCGACGGGATCGACCTCTCCAGCGTCCATCACCCCGAGCTCTGCCGCGCCGAGATCCACGTCCAGGGCTCCGTCCGGAACTTCCACGAGGGCGACTCCGTTACCGTCGGCCCGACGCCGCTCTCGAAGCTCGTCATCGACGGGACCGTCGACGGGAAAGACGACACCGCGAACATCCTCATCCTCCGGATCGACGACATGCGCGCGCCCGACGAGCCCGCCGAGCACTGACTGTTTCGCCGGCAGCTCCGCTCTTTACGCTCTCCCGAGACAGTTCGACGCCCCGAGCGAAGCCGCCGCTCTCGGATTCGAAACCGTCGCTCCCGGACTCGAGACCGTCGCTCTCAAACTCGGAATGGACCGACTGCGAACGAGAAACGCCGCCGTGACGGGTGTCGGGTTCGCCGACGCTACATGTCGCCGAACGCGCTCACGCCGCGTCCTGCCGAGGAGACCTTCGCGATCCACCGCACCGCGATGGACTTCTTCAGCAGCTTCGCCGGGGTGCCGCCGAACGTCTTGATCGGCATCCCCATCACGTCGTGGGCGACCGCCTCCTCGCCGACC is drawn from Halorubrum sp. CBA1229 and contains these coding sequences:
- a CDS encoding Rrf2 family transcriptional regulator translates to MSSIELTSSQKSILTALINLYGEQEDAVKGEAIAEEVDRNPGTIRNQMQSLKALQLVEGVPGPKGGYKPTSNAYEALDIQRMDEPADVPIYHEGEEVTGVNVDGIDLSSVHHPELCRAEIHVQGSVRNFHEGDSVTVGPTPLSKLVIDGTVDGKDDTANILILRIDDMRAPDEPAEH